One region of Armigeres subalbatus isolate Guangzhou_Male chromosome 3, GZ_Asu_2, whole genome shotgun sequence genomic DNA includes:
- the LOC134226272 gene encoding DENN domain-containing protein 5B isoform X3 has product MSETASTNGTSCSGGDNSSAKPQQQQLSQPLQQDATSGAGELCCSGGNSRASSSLGGSTTSLEVNGKSKGLNDSLQQQFCRFADYFVICGLDLASGLEMDLFAGDSLHCSPLDRAYKSIALAHYPEHVAWNPFDAHGICMLSLPQGLRFRTQKHNIEPRFHAFATTREDGKRCYGFSLVFYEEVRSRDICNAMHTLQSMFITELSTSQQPPPGTLRRVKESPVSRSLPRQFKIAAQAHTSALSYYDITKDKLFVAKSISLVCQVPYAHVAELFLRNLYKCLPRHPGARLSLESYVYNILYEVSTPPPGKSIRIYIPPDDPHLPPIATILQRPALKDELPFMDFPLRLLFTYLSVDCVIQLFTCVLLENQVLLRSSDYQKLTIIAECITSLLFPFQWQHVYAPILPVSLHHFLDAPVPFVMGLHSDSDSSIRIGSEANLCYVDVDKKSVQLPEELPAFPHRHEFIAEITAVLDKYQVPRDRSLDPPTILSPKNLLKDHDMMTTSCTLPSGMHVRRKHSLHDVLDWDRPNSPDIPLPPTAVPARPDVRQRIVDIVRRSGGDEVDSGTNEVMPSAKQKLPLSTLEQYYEDLRLNNSIREVFLNRFVQMFAAYEHFVILPNQDRDDWLSNRESLHNFDKASFLSDQPQHHRPFLSQFLESQMFVTLIDNKIMLSWGDDGSLLDSLNGDVEYNLKLLDNRIKILRKRYGGESMIRTANYEPCILARETQKLLDKRLGSVDMEVAPPSELLDKRPPYYRSFPLLEKGALNQECASRGSSLRRVKNGSKWKVKEISLDGGGGVVGGGGGGSGNKENDGGNKSNRNSANLSGTEVSPALMAQANWAFVEKLLKDCKSKTKRMLLEKMGTEAIELGLSGEASVTGVEENTMIASLCDLMEKVWSHGVVNKQGKSALWAHLTAYLDSKDKTQGKPIGNNYLSPDLSALAIEPELHSSPTRGRSKSRDRKSLGPEQLRPLPESLDFDIRNIQAMTDIKTHIGYARAWVRLALEKKLLSRHLRSLLTDTALLRQLYKRSAFVRSDDEVEQFLYHLLTLNAVDYFCFTNTYPTTILPYRVVIFPSKKGSAATTSANVWIAISGTLGETQQINVPRHSLEFVFHHKTLGILTSLRIGHDDTGMSSKWLVEHVVIRNEVTGHTYKFPCGRWLGRGIDDGSIERLLIGQLVPRTVDSEELVEACRTPPRTRSPSIQRPEVRPSDIQHMLGDCVNAIVKWHYRPSRERDASSLTNLLCGENGLVKCLEQAFLCGFRSQRLFGRNLYLWDYFIRVKEQFEASLVEESVDMVRGGGSASNSPPTSGSSPESPPQASSTPLPPVAKQELSAVWRCYCHLMDEINNVKQTLGKDGRFQLFICLSIREHLLHRMLVPMAYTRVTTEMYEEQSFMRKKGLLTFLRQILEPLDEFHIVLENSITQGIGSHC; this is encoded by the exons GTGACAGTCTGCATTGCTCTCCACTGGACCGAGCCTACAAAAGCATAGCATTGGCACACTACCCGGAGCACGTGGCGTGGAACCCGTTCGATGCACATGGAATCTGTATGCTTTCACTACCGCAGGGCTTGCGGTTTCGAACGCAAAAACACAACATAGAGCCAAGGTTTCATGCATTTGCTACCACCCGGGAGGATGGCAAACGATGCTACGGGTTCAGCTTGGTGTTCTACGAAGAAGTGCGTAGCCGAGATATCTGCAATGCCATGCACACGCTACAATCAATGTTCATTACGGAGCTATCCACATCGCAACAACCTCCTCCAGGAACGCTACGGCGAGTCAAGGAAAGTCCCGTCAGTCGGTCGCTGCCCCGGCAGTTTAAAATAGCCGCACAAGCCCACACGTCCGCACTTAGTTACTATGATATTACCAAGGATAAGCTGTTCGTGGCGAAAAGCATTTCGCTCGTTTGTCAGGTGCCGTATGCTCATGTCGCTGAGCTCTTTCTTAGGAATCTCTACAA ATGTCTTCCCCGTCATCCCGGAGCTCGGTTAAGCCTTGAAAGCTATGTGTACAATATTTTGTACGAAGTTTCTACTCCTCCACCTGGGAAGTCCATTCGGATATACATACCACCGGATGATCCTCATCTACCTCCCATAGCGACAATTCTCCAACGACCTGCCCTAAAGGACGAACTACCCTTCATGGATTTCCCCCTGAGACTGTTGTTTACCTATCTGAGTGTAGACTGTGTTATCCAACTATTTACTTGCGTACTCCTCGAGAATCAGGTACTCCTCCGATCGTCCGACTACCAGAAGCTCACCATCATTGCCGAGTGCATCACATCGCTGTTGTTTCCCTTTCAATGGCAACACGTATACGCACCAATACTCCCCGTTTCCCTCCACCACTTTCTGGATGCTCCAGTTCCATTCGTGATGGGTCTACATTCCGATTCCGATAGCAGCATTCGCATCGGAAGTGAGGCCAACCTTTGCTACGTAGACGTAGACAAGAAATCCGTTCAACtgccggaagaacttccagccTTCCCACATCGGCACGAATTCATCGCGGAGATAACCGCCGTCCTCGATAAGTATCAAGTACCTCGGGATCGCTCGCTCGATCCACCTACCATTCTCAGTCCAAAGAATCTCCTCAAGGACCACGACATGATGACGACCAGCTGCACCCTGCCGTCGGGAATGCACGTCCGACGGAAGCACTCACTGCACGACGTGCTGGACTGGGACCGACCAAACTCTCCGGACATACCGCTTCCACCGACGGCTGTCCCCGCCCGACCAGATGTCCGCCAGCGAATTGTTGATATTGTGCGCCGAAGCGGCGGCGATGAAGTCGACTCCGGTACCAACGAAGTCATGCCTAGTGCCAAGCAGAAGCTACCGCTCAGCACCCTGGAACAGTACTACGAAGATCTGAGACTGAACAACTCGATCCGGGAAGTTTTCCTCAATCGATTCGTGCAGATGTTTGCCGCGTACGAGCATTTTGTGATTTTACCGAATCAG GATCGAGACGACTGGCTAAGCAATCGTGAATCTCTACACAACTTCGACAAAGCATCGTTCCTGTCTGACCAACCACAGCACCATCGACCATTTCTGTCGCAGTTCCTCGAGAGCCAGATGTTCGTTACGTTGATCGATAACAAGATTATGCTCTCGTGGGGTGACGATGGTTCCCTGCTCGACAGCCTGAACGGAGACGTGGAGTACAATCTGAAGCTGCTCGACAATCGTATCAAAATTCTAAG AAAACGATACGGCGGTGAAAGCATGATCCGCACGGCCAACTACGAACCGTGCATTCTGGCCAGGGAAACCCAGAAGCTGCTGGATAAGCGCCTCGGCAGCGTTGACATGGAGGTGGCGCCCCCCAGTGAGCTGCTGGACAAACGACCCCCGTACTACCGGAGCTTTCCGCTGCTGGAAAAAGGCGCCCTCAACCAGGAGTGCGCTTCCAG GGGTAGCAGTCTGCGACGAGTCAAGAACGGATCAAAATGGAAGGTAAAGGAAATATCCCTGGATGGAGGAGGTGGAGTAGTAGGAGGCGGCGGAGGAGGAAGCGGGAACAAGGAGAACGACGGTGGCAACAAGTCCAATCGAAACTCGGCGAACCTATCTGGGACGGAGGTCAGTCCGGCACTGATGGCTCAAGCTAATTGGGCGTTCGTGGAGAAACTCTTGAAG GACTGCAAAAGCAAAACCAAGCGTATGCTGCTGGAGAAGATGGGCACGGAGGCAATCGAACTTGGCCTTAGTGGAGAAGCATCGGTCACCGGAGTGGAGGAGAACACGATGATCGCCTCGCTGTGTGACCTGATGGAGAAGGTTTGGTCTCATGGTGTGGTAAACAAACAGGGTAAATCGGCCCTATGGGCTCACCTAACGGCCTATTTGGATAGCAAGGACAAGACTCAGGGCAAACCGATAGGCAACAACTATCTATCACCAG ACCTCTCGGCTCTGGCCATTGAACCTGAACTACACTCGTCACCAACCCGCGGTCGTTCCAAGTCTCGCGATCGCAAAAGCTTGGGACCGGAACAGTTGCGTCCATTACCTGAATCTCTGGACTTCGACATTAG GAATATCCAAGCCATGACGGACATCAAAACCCACATTGGGTACGCCCGAGCCTGGGTACGACTTGCGTTGGAAAAGAAGCTTCTGTCGCGGCATCTACGTTCACTTCTTACCGACACAGCCCTATTACGGCAGCTCTACAAACGGTCCGCTTTCGTACGAAGTGACGACGAAGTCGAGCAGTTTCTCTACCACTTGTTAACACTGAACGCTGTAGACTACTTCTGCTTCACAAACACCTACCCTACCACCATTCTTCCATACCGGGTTGTGATATTTCCATCCAAGAAAGGTAGCGCTGCCACCACCTCAGCCAACGTGTGGATTGCTATCTCCGGAACTCTGGGTGAAACGCAACAGATCAATGTTCCCCGACATTCGCTGGAGTTTGTGTTTCAT CACAAAACATTGGGTATTCTAACATCTCTAAGGATCGGCCACGATGATACAGGAATGTCATCCAAATGGTTGGTAGAACATGTTGTTATTAGAAATGAAGTAACTGGACACACGTACAA ATTCCCCTGCGGTCGATGGTTGGGTCGAGGTATCGACGATGGCTCTATTGAAAGGTTACTAATAGGTCAACTGGTACCTCGAACCGTGGACAGCGAAGAACTTGTTGAAGCTTGTCGTACTCCACCGCGGACGCGAAGCCCCAGCATACAACGGCCTGAAGTCCGCCCCTCGGACATTCAACACATGCTAGGAGATTGCGTGAACGCGATCGTGAAGTGGCACTATCGACCAAGTCGCGAACGGGACGCCAGTTCCCTTACAAATCTGCTCTGCGGAGAGAATGGTCTCGTCAAATGTCTCGAGCAGGCGTTCCTCTGTGGTTTCCGCTCGCAACgcctatttggccgaaatctGTACCTCTGGGACTATTTCATACGGGTGAAAGAGCAGTTCGAGGCCAGCTTGGTAGAGGAATCCGTGGATATGGTTCGTGGTGGAGGATCTGCCAGCAATTCACCGCCGACCAGTGGGTCCAGCCCGGAGTCTCCACCACAGGCATCGTCGACTCCGCTACCGCCCGTTGCTAAGCAGGAGCTTTCGGCAGTTTGGCGCTGCTACTGTCATCTAATGGATGAGATTAACAATGTTAAGCAGACCCTTGGGAAGGACGGACGCTTCCAATTGTTTATCTGTCTAAGTATCCG GGAACATCTTCTGCATCGAATGCTGGTACCGATGGCGTACACTCGGGTAACAACCGAAATGTACGAAGAACAGAGCTTCATGCGCAAGAAAGGTCTACTAACATTCCTCCGGCAGATACTGGAACCACTGGATGAGTTTCATATAGTGCTGGAGAACTCTATCACTCAGGGAATTGGATCTCACTGTTGA